A region from the Microbacterium lacus genome encodes:
- the pfkB gene encoding 1-phosphofructokinase, with product MSPIAPAGSIVTVTANPSLDRTITLDAALQPGEVQSAVSSREDAGGKGINVARVVAAAGVPTTAVLPLAQDDPFSTALRASHVPAHPVEVAGHARANVTITDPAGVTTKLNLPGAALSTADVSELIAAVVTASEGAAWLVLAGSLPPGAGGGLYVEMIRAVRARWGAGAPRIAVDTSGPALRAVVTEAAPDLIKPNDEELAELAGVDLEAGADLAAAVLPVARALVPAQVAAALVTLGADGAVLVSTDGAWQATPPRIRVVSTVGAGDSSLAGYLLADVAGDAPADRLRRSVRYGAAAASLPGTQAPTPDDLPPGEVVVRELND from the coding sequence ATGAGTCCGATCGCACCGGCGGGTTCCATCGTCACCGTGACCGCGAACCCGTCCCTGGACCGCACGATCACCCTCGATGCCGCGCTGCAGCCAGGCGAGGTGCAGTCCGCCGTCTCCTCCCGCGAGGACGCCGGCGGCAAAGGCATCAACGTCGCCCGCGTGGTCGCCGCCGCGGGCGTGCCCACGACCGCGGTGCTGCCGCTCGCCCAGGACGACCCCTTCTCGACGGCGCTGCGCGCCTCGCACGTGCCGGCCCACCCGGTCGAGGTCGCAGGGCACGCCCGCGCGAACGTGACGATCACGGATCCCGCGGGCGTCACGACGAAGCTCAACCTGCCGGGCGCGGCGCTCTCCACCGCAGATGTCTCCGAGCTCATCGCGGCGGTCGTGACGGCGAGCGAAGGTGCGGCGTGGCTCGTGCTGGCGGGCTCGCTGCCGCCGGGGGCGGGCGGCGGCCTCTACGTCGAGATGATCCGCGCGGTGCGCGCACGCTGGGGGGCGGGCGCTCCGCGGATCGCCGTGGACACCTCCGGACCTGCTCTTCGCGCCGTCGTCACCGAAGCCGCGCCGGATCTGATCAAGCCGAACGACGAGGAACTCGCCGAACTGGCCGGGGTCGACCTGGAGGCGGGCGCCGACCTCGCCGCCGCGGTGCTCCCCGTCGCGCGAGCGCTCGTCCCCGCGCAGGTCGCTGCGGCCCTGGTGACCCTCGGCGCGGACGGGGCCGTCCTGGTCAGCACGGACGGCGCCTGGCAGGCCACACCGCCGCGCATCCGCGTCGTGAGCACCGTCGGCGCAGGCGACAGCTCGCTCGCCGGCTACCTGCTCGCCGACGTCGCCGGCGACGCGCCGGCCGATCGGCTGCGTCGATCCGTGCGGTACGGCGCGGCAGCGGCATCCCTCCCCGGAACCCAGGCACCCACCCCCGACGATCTGCCTCCGGGCGAGGTCGTCGTCCGAGAACTGAACGACTGA